The Paenibacillus tianjinensis genome has a window encoding:
- a CDS encoding DMT family transporter, giving the protein MKNTLIGSLYLSLAASIWGGMYVVVKHVVGVVPPLELVWIRYVIAITALLIIGLVTKQSWRIDKRDILLIFMLGLIGNTLSILTQEADTMLSTAQMGAIITSTTPAFMVLFARILLKEKLTLKKAVSLLFATVGVGIIVGAGSFDPSLQLGGVSLLIAALTWALMSVLIKKVPGHYSQIVVTFYTILVAIVLLTPVTIRRLPELDAGAMMHPSIWGGLLYLGVISTACGFLLWNRGLQMLKASSGGLFFFFQPVVGTFLGWLLLGEQIGLTFWIGTILIFIGVLLVIGEE; this is encoded by the coding sequence ATGAAGAACACTTTAATCGGATCATTGTATTTATCGCTTGCGGCCAGTATTTGGGGCGGGATGTATGTTGTTGTGAAGCATGTGGTCGGCGTTGTGCCACCCCTTGAACTGGTATGGATTCGTTATGTCATTGCTATTACTGCGCTGCTGATCATCGGTTTAGTTACTAAACAGTCATGGCGTATAGATAAACGGGATATACTCCTGATTTTCATGCTCGGACTGATTGGAAACACCCTTTCCATCCTAACCCAGGAAGCGGATACTATGCTGTCAACAGCACAAATGGGTGCCATTATCACTTCAACGACACCTGCGTTTATGGTGCTGTTTGCCCGAATTCTGCTTAAGGAAAAGCTAACGCTAAAAAAAGCAGTTTCTCTCTTGTTTGCAACGGTTGGAGTCGGCATTATTGTCGGAGCGGGCAGTTTTGATCCGTCGCTTCAGCTTGGGGGCGTATCTCTACTTATCGCAGCACTTACTTGGGCACTTATGTCTGTTCTTATTAAAAAAGTACCTGGGCACTATTCTCAAATTGTTGTAACGTTTTATACGATCCTTGTGGCCATTGTGTTACTTACACCTGTCACCATCAGAAGATTACCCGAACTTGATGCCGGGGCTATGATGCATCCCTCGATTTGGGGCGGATTATTGTACTTAGGCGTGATTTCGACAGCCTGCGGCTTTTTATTGTGGAACCGCGGACTGCAAATGCTCAAAGCTTCAAGCGGCGGATTATTTTTCTTTTTCCAGCCTGTTGTCGGGACTTTTTTAGGGTGGCTGTTACTTGGTGAGCAGATTGGTCTGACCTTTTGGATAGGTACAATCTTAATTTTTATAGGTGTACTATTAGTCATTGGTGAAGAGTAA
- a CDS encoding methyl-accepting chemotaxis protein — MFKGIRARILMGFAAVILVFISAIAGNTFFQGKATMLSDQINRNYSKLTLVQELTDSIRTADGLAARYVMSNTDGDRQTNLTAYEAEIPEITAAITELTNAGLNEAELAGITDLETGWSNYLTTLESAFALAKEGNFPAAQKEFTNLSLNKIIDSQLEFENMLNEEIAAELSQAEAHRGSAMGISLGVTGLSVLLAAVIALLLSQRILKPIRDMNGQLMEIADGEADLTRKLTVRTKDEIGEMARHFNRMTDNLGSIIGQVSQSANRLAVSSSKLTSDSGMTAATTERIADIMGTVASGTDKQMNDLQTNMTTILEMSAAIQQIAASVQDISDASLRSADYAISGDESLQAASRQMASINRSIQSLSQQVLGFVERSQEIGSIVEVIKGIASQTNMLALNATIEAARAGEQGRGFAVVADQVRKLAEQSGESASLIAGMAASIQTEAAGAVKMMKSSMNEVEEGTGIIEHASRSFGEIRISIDTLAGQVQEVSGAVEEMTAATDEIVVSIRNVTEISETTASNTQHVSAASQEQMASVEQIASSASNLSSMAQGLQSLVARFNVA; from the coding sequence ATGTTTAAAGGAATCCGCGCAAGAATTTTAATGGGCTTCGCTGCCGTTATTCTCGTATTTATATCCGCTATAGCCGGCAATACTTTTTTTCAGGGCAAAGCAACGATGCTGTCTGACCAGATCAACCGCAACTACAGCAAGCTGACGCTGGTGCAGGAGCTGACGGATAGCATCCGTACGGCGGACGGGCTTGCAGCAAGATATGTGATGAGCAATACGGATGGAGACAGACAGACGAATCTGACTGCCTATGAGGCGGAGATTCCGGAAATTACGGCTGCCATTACGGAGCTCACCAATGCCGGATTAAATGAAGCAGAGCTGGCAGGGATTACGGATTTGGAAACCGGATGGAGCAATTATTTAACCACGCTGGAAAGTGCATTCGCACTGGCTAAGGAAGGGAACTTCCCGGCTGCCCAAAAAGAGTTCACCAATCTCTCACTGAATAAGATCATAGACTCCCAGCTGGAATTTGAGAACATGCTGAATGAAGAGATAGCGGCTGAGCTGAGCCAGGCAGAAGCGCATCGTGGCTCGGCTATGGGCATTAGTTTAGGGGTAACGGGCTTGTCAGTACTGCTGGCCGCGGTCATTGCACTGCTCCTGTCGCAGCGGATTCTGAAACCGATCCGCGATATGAACGGGCAGCTCATGGAGATTGCGGATGGTGAAGCGGATCTGACCCGCAAATTGACGGTCCGTACCAAGGATGAGATTGGTGAAATGGCCCGTCACTTTAACCGGATGACTGATAATCTCGGCAGCATCATCGGACAAGTCAGCCAGTCCGCGAATAGACTCGCCGTATCTTCCTCCAAGCTTACCTCGGACAGCGGGATGACTGCAGCAACTACAGAACGGATTGCTGATATTATGGGCACGGTTGCTTCCGGTACGGACAAGCAGATGAATGATCTGCAGACCAATATGACGACCATTCTGGAAATGTCCGCCGCGATCCAGCAGATCGCTGCAAGTGTTCAGGATATCTCCGATGCTTCCCTGCGTTCTGCAGATTACGCCATTTCAGGCGATGAGTCGCTGCAGGCGGCATCCCGCCAGATGGCATCGATCAACCGCTCGATACAATCATTGTCCCAGCAGGTGCTAGGTTTCGTGGAACGATCACAGGAAATCGGCAGTATTGTGGAGGTGATAAAAGGGATTGCTTCACAGACCAATATGCTGGCACTGAACGCAACCATCGAAGCGGCACGTGCAGGAGAGCAGGGCCGAGGATTCGCTGTGGTTGCTGATCAGGTACGCAAGCTGGCAGAACAATCGGGCGAATCGGCCAGCCTCATTGCCGGGATGGCGGCAAGCATTCAGACCGAAGCTGCGGGTGCAGTGAAAATGATGAAGAGCAGCATGAACGAGGTAGAGGAAGGAACCGGAATTATTGAGCATGCCAGCCGTTCTTTCGGTGAAATCCGGATTTCGATTGACACGCTGGCCGGGCAAGTCCAAGAGGTATCGGGAGCGGTGGAAGAAATGACGGCGGCTACGGATGAGATTGTTGTCTCTATCCGCAACGTAACGGAGATATCAGAAACAACCGCCTCCAATACACAGCATGTCTCCGCTGCTTCACAGGAGCAGATGGCTTCGGTCGAACAAATCGCCTCCTCTGCAAGCAACCTTAGCTCAATGGCTCAAGGGCTGCAGAGTCTGGTAGCAAGATTTAACGTAGCTTAG
- a CDS encoding VanZ family protein has translation MKLLKFRHYGLQALYAGYIYILFKIILFKFSPIDFTFLWHQLQRSPDTIERQLRMGNLIPLATISNTFHHLTATTLLNFIGNIVLFLPFGLFTALLSPNRSLSLRGLVLRAFGLSALLECAQGLFSIGTFDVDDLILNTFGGMLGYGLFRLWKGIRKSPPVTEK, from the coding sequence ATGAAACTGCTTAAATTTCGTCATTACGGATTACAGGCTTTGTATGCAGGTTATATCTATATTTTGTTCAAAATCATTCTGTTCAAGTTCAGCCCGATTGATTTCACTTTCCTCTGGCATCAGCTTCAGCGGAGTCCTGACACCATAGAGCGTCAGCTGCGGATGGGAAATTTAATCCCGCTGGCTACCATATCGAATACCTTTCATCATCTTACAGCTACTACGCTGTTGAATTTTATCGGCAATATAGTGCTGTTCCTGCCGTTCGGCTTATTTACAGCGTTACTGTCTCCTAACCGGAGCCTTTCCTTGCGTGGGCTGGTCCTGCGGGCTTTTGGATTAAGTGCCTTACTGGAATGTGCTCAAGGCCTATTCTCGATTGGAACCTTTGATGTGGATGATCTTATTCTGAATACCTTCGGGGGCATGCTGGGTTATGGCCTGTTCAGGTTGTGGAAGGGCATACGAAAAAGCCCTCCGGTCACGGAAAAGTGA
- a CDS encoding M15 family metallopeptidase, translating into MKKWVFWAVILLLVGYEALHQNKEVNYNTHGAETVRAMTGESGGFDITVLSKNQIYQGNLLLVNKDYPVHKTGVTPDIVNLFQHQELTEGYGLLNNKIMLSQKVAEKFSTMIEAAGRQGVKHFLISSGYRSKEEQERLYEEKGAEVALPPGHSEHNLGLSLDIGSTQMEMNNAPEGQWLEQNAWDYGFILRYPQDKTDITGIQYEPWHFRYVGLPHSIIMRDKNLTLEEYLVFLKEQKTITATVNGVSYQISYVPVTGNTPFTIPAGRHYEISGNNMDGVIVTVYHDSN; encoded by the coding sequence ATGAAGAAGTGGGTTTTTTGGGCTGTCATCCTTTTGCTGGTGGGCTATGAGGCGCTGCATCAGAATAAGGAGGTTAACTATAATACGCATGGGGCAGAAACTGTCCGCGCTATGACTGGAGAATCCGGAGGCTTTGATATAACGGTCCTTTCGAAGAATCAGATTTATCAGGGAAATCTGCTGCTGGTCAACAAGGATTATCCTGTACATAAGACGGGGGTTACTCCCGATATCGTTAACCTGTTTCAACATCAAGAGCTGACGGAAGGATACGGGCTGCTTAACAACAAGATCATGCTGTCGCAGAAGGTAGCGGAAAAGTTCTCAACGATGATAGAAGCTGCCGGACGCCAAGGCGTTAAGCATTTTTTGATCAGCAGCGGTTACCGCAGCAAAGAGGAGCAGGAGCGGCTCTATGAGGAGAAAGGCGCTGAGGTTGCTCTGCCCCCCGGCCACAGTGAACATAACCTTGGATTATCGCTCGATATCGGATCTACCCAGATGGAAATGAACAATGCACCTGAAGGGCAATGGCTTGAGCAGAATGCCTGGGACTACGGATTTATTTTACGCTATCCGCAGGATAAGACGGACATCACCGGCATTCAATATGAGCCCTGGCATTTCCGCTATGTCGGATTGCCGCACAGCATCATTATGCGTGACAAAAACTTAACCCTTGAGGAATATCTCGTATTCCTTAAGGAGCAGAAGACCATTACAGCCACGGTGAATGGGGTAAGCTACCAAATTTCATACGTTCCTGTTACCGGCAACACCCCGTTCACCATTCCCGCAGGCCGGCACTATGAGATCTCGGGGAACAATATGGATGGAGTCATTGTAACGGTATATCATGACAGCAATTGA
- the cysK gene encoding cysteine synthase A has product MRSLVVNNITELIGNTPAVRLNRLAGQDDAEVYVKLEMFNPSGSVKDRAAYNLILQAELDGRLTPGGTIIEPTSGNTGIGLAMNAAAKGYKAILVMPDNMTKERINILKAYGAEVVLTPAAERMPGAIAKALELGAGIPDSFIPQQFENKANPDIHRTTTAPEILEQMEGRLDVFVATSGTGGTITGTGEVLRGQLPDLRVVVVEPQGSPVLSGGQPGPHKLVGTSPGFIPAILNTEVYDEIVQVADEDALETVRALASQEGILIGPSGGAAVWTALQEARRLGPGKRVLCIAPDTGERYLSMGIF; this is encoded by the coding sequence ATGAGATCCCTGGTAGTGAATAATATTACAGAACTGATCGGCAACACACCTGCCGTCCGGCTGAACAGGCTGGCGGGTCAGGATGACGCGGAAGTGTATGTGAAGCTGGAAATGTTCAATCCCAGCGGCAGTGTTAAGGACCGGGCGGCATATAATCTGATCCTCCAGGCGGAGCTGGACGGAAGACTTACGCCCGGCGGAACGATTATCGAGCCGACGAGCGGCAATACGGGTATCGGTCTGGCCATGAATGCTGCGGCGAAAGGCTACAAGGCCATTCTCGTGATGCCGGATAATATGACGAAGGAACGGATCAATATCCTGAAAGCCTACGGCGCAGAAGTGGTGCTGACTCCTGCGGCAGAGCGGATGCCGGGAGCGATTGCTAAGGCACTGGAGCTGGGCGCGGGCATACCGGACAGCTTTATTCCGCAGCAGTTTGAGAACAAAGCCAATCCCGACATCCACCGCACGACGACAGCACCGGAAATCCTGGAGCAGATGGAGGGACGGCTCGATGTATTCGTCGCCACTTCAGGAACAGGCGGCACGATTACAGGTACGGGAGAAGTGCTGCGCGGGCAGCTGCCGGATCTGCGGGTCGTAGTTGTGGAGCCGCAAGGATCGCCCGTGCTCTCCGGCGGACAGCCCGGACCGCATAAGCTGGTTGGCACGAGTCCAGGCTTCATCCCGGCCATCCTCAATACTGAGGTGTATGATGAAATTGTCCAGGTTGCCGATGAAGATGCCCTGGAGACAGTCCGGGCGCTGGCGAGCCAAGAGGGGATATTAATCGGTCCTTCCGGCGGTGCGGCGGTGTGGACGGCGCTGCAGGAAGCACGGCGGCTGGGCCCTGGCAAACGGGTGCTGTGTATTGCTCCAGATACAGGAGAAAGGTATCTTAGTATGGGAATATTCTAA
- a CDS encoding AraC family transcriptional regulator, which yields MARIQAVLQFIEENVEQDLTLEMLAEVSNFSKFHFSRIFSAIIHKTPMTYVTERRLEHAVTYLAATNKTMLDISSLCGFTSVSSFNSSFKKRYKTTPSAMRRSMQEHSNIPFISGNNQEELSLSKNYDLNSKNNNNFLRRVWEMNIEVKELPGYQVAFARHIGSYLETYKAWEAIGKWAQENVIPREQYFIGISLDDPSVTDEQFCRYDACITLPEGFSAESGSGIEFKTLSGGQYALYKFYDTIDKLAIAYQSIYGGWLPNSDFEPDDRHALEFCMNDPYADPEGKAKVDLYIPIKRTLP from the coding sequence ATGGCACGTATTCAGGCTGTTCTTCAGTTTATCGAGGAGAATGTAGAACAGGATCTGACTCTGGAAATGCTCGCTGAGGTATCGAATTTTTCAAAGTTTCATTTTTCCAGAATCTTTTCGGCAATCATACATAAAACGCCCATGACCTATGTTACGGAGAGACGTTTGGAGCACGCGGTTACCTATCTGGCTGCAACGAATAAAACTATGCTGGATATTTCATCACTATGCGGCTTTACTTCCGTCTCCAGCTTCAATTCATCATTCAAAAAACGATATAAGACTACACCAAGCGCAATGAGAAGGTCCATGCAGGAACATAGCAACATCCCGTTTATCTCCGGCAATAATCAGGAAGAATTGTCCCTCTCAAAAAATTATGATTTGAATAGCAAGAACAATAATAATTTTCTGAGGAGAGTGTGGGAGATGAACATTGAGGTAAAAGAGCTTCCAGGCTATCAGGTAGCCTTTGCAAGGCACATTGGCAGCTATCTTGAAACGTATAAGGCTTGGGAAGCAATCGGAAAGTGGGCGCAGGAGAACGTTATACCGCGGGAGCAATATTTTATCGGAATCTCTTTGGATGATCCAAGTGTAACCGACGAACAATTCTGCAGGTACGATGCTTGCATCACACTTCCGGAAGGATTCTCAGCTGAGAGCGGTTCGGGCATTGAGTTTAAAACTTTATCCGGCGGGCAATATGCCCTGTACAAGTTCTATGATACGATCGATAAATTGGCGATTGCTTACCAGAGTATATACGGCGGATGGCTGCCTAACAGTGATTTTGAACCGGATGACCGACATGCGCTGGAGTTTTGTATGAATGATCCATATGCTGATCCTGAGGGCAAGGCGAAGGTTGATCTTTACATCCCGATAAAGCGTACCCTACCCTAA